The Ziziphus jujuba cultivar Dongzao chromosome 5, ASM3175591v1 genome segment AAGCCTATTACTCTTCTGACTCAGACTGACCTAAGGAAAATCCCACCTTTCTTGGGTTTGTGATGCAGATTCAGTGCACCTGGACGTGCCGTGAGTTGCGCTTCAGGCCGTCCACGTTTACAACGTTTTCAAAGCATTTGCAAACAAGGATTGGCTATATTGGTAGTAGAAGACGAGGCTCTAATAATTCTCTTCTGGTCACCATGTCTGCCGTTTCAACTGAGGTAGTTCCAAATCAGAATGAGTCGACTAAGAATACCCAGCGCCCTTTGCAGGTATGCCttcatttcttccttttttttttttttttttttttttttttgggtgtcgGGTATCGCTTTGATTTTTGCTCGATTTCGTGGCATTATTGTGAATGGGTTTGATCTCAATTCAAATGGGTTTTcgccctttatttttatttttgggattttcttgCTTCGGTCCGAAATGGGTTTGTCCTCTGCATGATTTTGTTGGAAGTTCTGATAGaaagttttgttctttttttatttatttttattttgctcgTAGATTTTCCCCTGTTTGAGTGCTCGTCTCTATCTGTCTGCTTTCTCTGGGTTGCTATGTTCtattttttgctctttttttttttttttttttttttggtataaattgcGAAACTTTGTATATCTTCATCTCTGTCATGATAGTTGCATTTTGCAGttgatttttacattttatagcTTGTTAGTTGCATTTGCAGttgatttttacattttatagcTTGTTAGTTGCATTTTGCAGttgatttttacattttatagcTTGTTTTTTAATACTTAATTAGTGTACACTTCAACCCGATCTGATTGGTTGctgtgtttttgttttgatgTTATGTGGACTTGCTTATAGTTTGTGCTTTTAGAATGTTTATGATGAAATTTGCTAGGAATGTCATTTAGTTTGTAAACGCCTAATATATAATGATCTGAAGTCTAAAGGGATATTTGCTTAAATTATTATTGCTTATCTACTGCTTATATTACTTGGCCGTCTTCCAAAACCAACTTTCCCTTTTATCCTTTTATTCCTTGAGAAAACACACGTGTGCCATTTTCACTGAATGATAGAATTTATACTGAACTCATACATTTTGACATTTTGCAAAATACTATCGTACATGTTGGAAGGCTTAGTCGGCCGTATGTCTGTTTCTTTCGCGATATACTTTGCATTATTTCCCTAAACTCAGATAAGTTTTCTATACACTTGCTATGTAGCACCAAtaattctattttcttttcatgtGTGTTCAGAATTATTCTTGATTGTTATGATTgttttgcatttatttttagttcattgCCTGATTCTATCCAAGTTATATCTCTTAGacaattttctttcctttttgtaTATAAGGGAAACACTCTCTTGTCTGACCTTGTTCTATTCGATATCCTTTTATGGCAGAGTGGTTGGTCACTACTTAGATCTGTATCCTTTGAAGTATTAACTCAACTGAGAGAGAACCTCCTTTGTTATGATTATTTTATAGGGTCCTTTATAATGTTTTGGATATTTCATGCTTAGAAGGATATTGAGTTTGAGTTTGAGGGTTTATTACCACTTTTTTCCTAACTTAGGGAAGAATTTTGAAGCTTTAGCCTCTTTATTTTTTACTCTAGTGTTAATGTAATATGcaagcattttattttatttaagtttgaaaacaattttagaaACAGAGGCCAGAGCTTAAAAGGCTTAATAGTGCAAGGCTCTATCATTTAAAGGTAATTAAatggaccaaaaaacaaaaccagaAGTAGCTCTCTGGAAGTTCTCCTATGTTTGAAACTCGTGATTACCATTTAGAGTTTACCGATCAATTTCTGTAGAATTCAAATCGCTCAGATGCTTTATGATTACATAAATTTATTTGGACTTTATGCTTCCTAAGTCCTATGTATGATATTTTGCAACAATCTGatggtttatatataatatatataatggccattttttccCCCCAACAGCTTGCTCCTGttgtttgattctgatttctcTCCTTATAATCTTTGTAAATAATCTTTGTTTTACTGCATACAAATTAGTTGATTTTGCTTTTTTCATCTATTTACGTGATTAGTATCTATCAAAACCTTTTTGGCTTGTTAATAGTGCCAAATTAATTGTCTGAAGGAGATAGGTTCCATTGTTGTAATTGTGTTAACCAGCTCTATTAAGATGTAATGTGATTATGCTTTATTCCATTTTGGATGATGGTGCAGTTTGTTTTCTGAAGTGTTCATTTCTGATGGAGCTGGCATCCTTGTGCATACTCCATAGTAAACATATAGTGAGATATGTATGTGACTACACAAAACCCGTGTACAgatataaatttgtagaattcttgGTCTTAACTCTTGTAAATGTGGTTACATCTTGCTAGCTTGACcagttattattgttgtttttccCACTTCAAAAGTTTTAATTCTATCTAGTTTATGTATGCTAGTGTCTGGTTTGAAGGACAATCTCCTGCTTGGCTTTCATTGTCAAATGATAGGCATGCAATTGTATGCCATTTGTTTTTATGGTAGTACTAATTTCCAGTATATCggtctttttcttttcagaTTGCTAAGCGCTTGGAGAAGTTCAAAACAACAATCTTCACCCAAATGAGTAATCTTGCTATTAAACATGGAGCAATTAATCTTGGTCAAGGCTTCCCCAACTTTGATGGTCCTGAGTTTGTAAAAGAAGCGGCTATTCAAGCCATTAGGGATGGGAAGAATCAATATGCTCGTGGTTATGGAGTTCCAGACTTTAATAATGCCATTGCTGAGCGATTCAAGAAAGACACAGGACTTGTGGTGGACCCTGAGAAAGAAATCACTGTTACCTCTGGTTGCACAGAAGCAATTGCTGCAACTATACTTGGCTTGATAAATCCCGGTGACGAGGTTATCCTTTTTGCTCCTTTTTATGATTCTTATGAAGCCACTTTGTCCATGGCTGGTGCCAATGTAAAAGGTATAACGTTGCGCCCTCCGGATTTTGCTGTCCCCATCGACGAGCTCAAGTCAACAATTTCTAAGAATACTCGGGCAATTCTTATAAATACACCACATAATCCAACTGGAAAGATGTTCACCAGAGAGGAGCTCAGCGCAATTGCATCTCTATGTGTCGAGAATGATGTGTTGGTTTTCACTGATGAAGTATACGACAAGTTGGCTTTTGAAATGGATCACATTTCCTTTGCCTCTCTTCCCGGAATGTATGAGCGAACTGTAACTATGAATTCCTTGGGCAAAACATTCTCCTTGACTGGGTGGAAGATTGGCTGGGCAGTAGCCCCTCCACATCTCACTTGGGGAGTGCGGCAAGCACATGCTTTCCTTACATTTGCTACCTCCACTCCAATGCAGTGGGCTGCTGCAACAGCTCTTAGAGCCCCAGAGTCATATTACGAGGAGCTAAAGAGGGATTACATGGCAAAGAAGGCCATTTTGGTGGATGGATTGAACGCTGTCGGTTTCAAGGTATTCCCATCAAGCGGGACTTACTTTGTGGTTGTCGATCACACTCCTTTTGGGTTGCCCGATGATATTTCCTTCTGTGAGTATTTGATCAAGGAAGTTGGAGTTGTAGCAATTCCAACGAGCGTGTTTTACTTAAACCCAGAAGAAGGAAAGAATTTAGTTAGATTTACATTTTGCAAGGATGAGGGAACTCTTAGAGCTGCGGTAGAGAGGATGAAGGAGAAGctgagaaaataaatttaaatgcatGGTTGGATTAATCGAATGTGAAAGTTTCATAGGATGAAAAGATTATTGTAAACTCAGAAATTAAGGTTGAATGTGTTCTCCCCTGAAATATGTAGACTATCTTCTCAGCTTCTGAACGAATAAAAATTTGCTCAAATAACCTCATTCTTGGATGACTGTCTAGCTAGAAATACAATTGTAATTGTATTTTTTCGGGGAAGATACtagaattttcttatttttgttttcagtatgttattattattgagttcagaaaaaaaaaaaaatgttattattacTGAGGTGCTTCCTGAAATACAAACATGAATGCTTGCTTGAGATAATAAAGGTGACGGTCTCTACGGCAGAGTCCATTAGTAGATGATATTATGTTTTTGAACAATGGCTCGTGATTGAACCTCTTCATTTTCGTTAGCAaaagttattactttttttcttttaacaatagCTGAGTTTGAATCTctccatttttaatattaaaaaaaaagaagaacattGTAGTTCTACATGTTTTGTCTTATATTCTATTTtctgatttaaaaataaataaaaaatttaagtagttgtattttttttattattattattttaaacttgaAAAGAGAAACTTAGTGCATGATCCATGGCCGCATGTCACCAATCCAATTacaaattgggaaaaaaaaaaatatagcaaaGATTTATTTACTAACCTAAtgaattcttttctttttttttcttttctttttaattaaaaaaaaggcctTATTGTCTTCCTTAGAGtgcatttatttaaatatttaagattttttataattatattagattcaaaaatttaaatttagattcattgttcaagaaaataataatttttatcatttaattgtTCCTATAAAAACtctaaatatttaagttttattaatttatcaaccatattattacatgtaatactCTTCTCATATTGATAAGTTTTAGTACGACTTCAGTGATAAATGATACTACCTTTtatccatcaaaatttaaatttaatttcttttaaaaaattaatttaattcatatATGCACAGTTCATGGAATCCATACTTAAGAAATGAATATTTTAGCATTCGCTCAAaagtaatgttttttttttaaatcattattaataataattacacatgatttttttgatgaataatagTTGCTAATGATATATGCCTATGTGGTAAAAGTTCTTATATTGAAGAAACTCCTATTggtttgctctctctctctctctctaaaaaaaatttcaaatgctaGGAATGCTAGGAATGGTTAGACttggtaatatattatgttCGTGTCATatcatattatcatattatatctgtgtcaaaattttttaattcaaatacgaGTAGTTAAATTTTTGCATTAGAATATAAGAATCCaaacttgttatttaaattattatgcaaCCTGTTTACaactgtttattttaattataaaattttatttttaaataaaaaattatattaaaaatattcaaatgaaaataatcaaatacaaaattaaaattaattaataattggtaatataaaaaatatatatatatttacaaattttaatattaaatagataaattagaatgttacatataaaaaaatatattgaatattatcaacatatataataaaatatttaataaatataaatttatattaccaaaatatatttCTTAAGATGTTATCGTGTTTAACCGTTATCAACCTACTAGTTATCGTGTCTTATTGTATTGGTACTGTTATGGACTCGGAATTATTAAGACAAATCTAAACACTGAATGTATCGTGTGGGTTTgtgttatataaaattttgtaagaTTTAAAAACTAGTTTTCCCTTCTCTCATAGACAGGTGGATTCCATATCTACGAATCTCATATGGATCCGATCTATTTGTAAGAAAAAGAGATTCCGATTTTTGGAAGTATCAAAAATTTTCTCCTCCCTctttttctagacaaaaaaggTTGAAATGTGAACTTTCGCAATTTACTACTACTATTTAGAAATCGTCATGTGACAAATGACAATATATATGAACATAAAAATTAAGTCAACCACAATAATTAACAAGGGACTAGATgaattcaccaaaaaacaagggactagatgatttttttttttttttaacgaaagATGTTATTTATTACTGTTGAAtatcaattataatttaatagattaccattaaaactttattttcaatttagattttcagttttaaaaattaaaaaaaaaaaaaaaattgggtgaGATCCAATTAATGATTGTTATGTGAGCATGGATTTCAAAAGTGACTATCACCTTATAACAGATAGCTTTACTCATTTTTCAACAAACAGCTTTGCACTTTATTCTTTAcgcgaatatatatatatatatatatatatacacaaactgGCGAGCATGCAATAAGTATTGTAGAGGTTGCAGCTTGCAGAGTCAGTATTCAAtagtgtgaaaaaaaaaaaaaaaaaaaaaagaaccttcACAAATCACAACCAATAGTATAAccctctttcttttcctttcattttcccCCCCTTTTGAATTTCGCTATTGTCACACATAATGATTACTAATTGTTTACATGACAATTATTGATTggtttgctttaatttttttttaattttataaagc includes the following:
- the LOC107403249 gene encoding uncharacterized protein LOC107403249 — its product is MQIQCTWTCRELRFRPSTFTTFSKHLQTRIGYIGSRRRGSNNSLLVTMSAVSTEVVPNQNESTKNTQRPLQIAKRLEKFKTTIFTQMSNLAIKHGAINLGQGFPNFDGPEFVKEAAIQAIRDGKNQYARGYGVPDFNNAIAERFKKDTGLVVDPEKEITVTSGCTEAIAATILGLINPGDEVILFAPFYDSYEATLSMAGANVKGITLRPPDFAVPIDELKSTISKNTRAILINTPHNPTGKMFTREELSAIASLCVENDVLVFTDEVYDKLAFEMDHISFASLPGMYERTVTMNSLGKTFSLTGWKIGWAVAPPHLTWGVRQAHAFLTFATSTPMQWAAATALRAPESYYEELKRDYMAKKAILVDGLNAVGFKVFPSSGTYFVVVDHTPFGLPDDISFCEYLIKEVGVVAIPTSVFYLNPEEGKNLVRFTFCKDEGTLRAAVERMKEKLRK